The proteins below come from a single Chrysoperla carnea chromosome 1, inChrCarn1.1, whole genome shotgun sequence genomic window:
- the LOC123290810 gene encoding zinc finger protein 98-like produces the protein MELVRIKEEIQEEIFEHVLFKEEIQEETIETVTLEYGRVSEELIDKKDNEIIGETILENRRINNREERFSCEAYNLIKHKRIHTGSKPFSCEFCDKKFSNPSNLVVHKRIHIGEKPLSCDVCNKTFNQRQSLIRHKRIHTGEKPFSCEVCDKKFNSQNTLTRHKLIHTGEKPYSCEICNKKFSQKHHLNGHKRNHLREKDSNMKSETVTLKHGGIKEEIPEEIVKIEHVFIKEEISDENFERGPVPIDNEDKRFSYEVCDKTYTNQRNLNVPKRTYSEGKSFSYV, from the exons ATGGAGCTTGTAagaattaaagaagaaatacaaGAGGAAATTTTTGAACATGTACTGTTTAAAGAAGAAATACAAGAAGAAACCATCGAAACTGTTACATTGGAATATGGAAGGGTAAGTGAAGAATTGATTGATAAAAAggataatgaaataattggtGAAACTATCTTGGAAAATCGACGGATTAATAATAGAGAAGAACGTTTTTCTTGTGAagctt ataatttaattaaacataaaagaaTCCATACTGGAAgtaaacctttttcatgtgaattttgcgataaaaaatttagtaatccTAGCAATTTAGTAgttcataaacgaattcatattgGAGAAAAACCTCtatcatgtgatgtttgtaataagaCGTTTAATCAGCGACAGAGTTTAATTAGACATAAACGAAtccatactggagaaaaacctttttcttgtgaagtttgtgataaaaaatttaattcacaaaATACTTTAACAAGGCATAAACtaattcacaccggagaaaaaccgtattcatgtgaaatttgtaataaaaaatttagtcaaaaacatcatttaaatGGACATAAACGAAATCATTTACGAGAAAAAGATTCGAATATGAAGTCTGAAACTGTTACGTTGAAACATGGAggaattaaagaagaaataccagaggaaattgttaaaattgaacatgtatttattaaagaagaaatatccgacgaaaattttgaaagggGACCTGTACCAATCGATAACGAAGATAAACGTTTTTCTTatgaagtttgtgataaaacgTACACTAATCAACGCAATTTAAATGTACCTAAAAGAACTTATAGTGaaggaaaatcattttcat